The nucleotide sequence CGTCGGGGTGGGCGGCCCGGTAGTCGAACTCCTCGCCGCGCTCCTCGGGGACGTGGACGTGTGCTGCCCCCCGTGCCAGCAGTTCGATCACGGTGTTCGAGAAGTGCATCGTGTCGATGACGACGTACGCGCCTGGCTCCGGGTCCTGGGGGATGTCCTCGCAGCGTTCGATGAGTCGCTCGTCGAGTCGGCTATGAGCTGTGCCATCACGTACCATGTGTTCTCTCTACCCATCTATTCGGGCCCACCCTCAAAGGCGTATATAAGAGTGCTACATAGCCCTCAGTAGCGATCCCGACGGCTATTCCCGCCGGCCCGCTACCCCACCGGCCACGACCGAGCGGCTGTCATTGCTGGTGGCGAGGATGGATCGTGGACTGGAGTCCGATCCGTTCGATCGCCCGGATGGCCGCATCGATTTGCTCCAGCTGATCGACCAGCCGGGCCAGGGAGGGATCGACGCCGTCGTCATGGCCTGAGTTGGATGCAATCTCCGTCCCGGTTTCGATCGGCGACAACTCGACAGCCTGTCCCGCTGTGGCGTCACCTTCGACAACGCGTTTCGTCGCCGCTTCGAGCGCGTCTCTGCGGGCTATCAATAGCTCGGCCACCGTCCGGGCCTGTTCGGCTTCGGGTTCAACCGCCTCGATCGCACGATCTAGCCGGATGATCCCCGTCGCGATCCGTTCGAGTCGGTCCGCAGTCCGGTGATACTGGGACAGCGCCACCCGATCGATCCCGAGTGCGTCGAGTTCGCCGAACGCGACGAGTGACCGATTGTAGTGGCGACGGATCAACGCGACAAGCCGCGTCACGTCCGCCATTCGATCACCGACCCGTCCGGACGTCTCCGTCTCGCCGGTCAGTGACTCGCGGACTGTTTCCTGCATCGTCGTGACGACCGACACTGTCTGCTCTATCGATTGGCGAACCGACACCGCGGAGGCATCGAGCATCGCCCGGACCACGATCTCGTCCGCATC is from Halorhabdus sp. BNX81 and encodes:
- a CDS encoding AbrB/MazE/SpoVT family DNA-binding domain-containing protein, with translation METRKIQKVGGSTFTVSVPKEWAKREGLETGEAVRLYTHRDGSLIVRGRQTDGDGLESVSLPITESSVDPVERPIQGAYETGFERISLHADDGFTDEQRRAARTIARRLVGTEVLAADADEIVVRAMLDASAVSVRQSIEQTVSVVTTMQETVRESLTGETETSGRVGDRMADVTRLVALIRRHYNRSLVAFGELDALGIDRVALSQYHRTADRLERIATGIIRLDRAIEAVEPEAEQARTVAELLIARRDALEAATKRVVEGDATAGQAVELSPIETGTEIASNSGHDDGVDPSLARLVDQLEQIDAAIRAIERIGLQSTIHPRHQQ